One window of Myripristis murdjan chromosome 8, fMyrMur1.1, whole genome shotgun sequence genomic DNA carries:
- the LOC115363683 gene encoding NLR family CARD domain-containing protein 3-like has protein sequence MKRTQHTLLRSHSPEPSCVSMKSDQSMDNIIHFKDEHHSVDQRVQQETSEVYFAQENQTDLARIFLHLEESIVTFVKTELQWVKRVLSLDYPECLDSSRGDEEVMDTEEEEQRRISREAFLKITMHFLRRMKRAELADSLQNKTTATVCQQKLKSNLRQKFQCLFEGIAKAGNPTLLNQIYTELYITEGGSGEVNDEHEVRQIETAFRRPAGAETTIKREDIFKPLPGRDQPIRTVMTKGVAGIGKTVLTQKFTLDWAEGKANKDIQFLFPFTFRELNLLKGKKFSLVQLLHHFFTETKEAGISGFEQFQVVLIFDGLDECRLPLDFKNNQILTDVTESTSVDVLLTNLIRGKLLPSAHLWITTRPAAANHIPPRCVDMVTEVRGFNDPQKEEYFKKRFRDKELAMTIIGHIKTWQSLHIMCHIPVFCWITATVLEDVLAAEKREEIPKTLTEMYIHFLVVQTKLGNVKYHGRTETEPLWNIDTKNIVSSLGKLAFEQLQKGNLIFYEADLAKCGIDITVASVYSGVFTQIFKEERGLNQEKVFCFVHLSIQEFLAALYVFLSFMDTGVNLLKAKHFTSSPSKPYRMTSNIKYLYLIAVDTALKSPNGHLDLFLRFLLGLSLQTNQTLLRGLMTQPESSPQTKKETVKYIKRKIRKNPSPERSINLFHCLNELNDHSLVEEIQQYLRSGSLSTKKLAPTLWSALVFMLLSSEDDLNMFDLKKYSASEEALLRLLPVVKASNKSLLSSCNLSERSCEALASVLSSQSSSLRELDLSNNDLQDSGVKWLSAGLRSPDCILQALRLSGCKLSERSCEALASVLRSQSSSLRELDLSNNDLQDSGVELLSAGLRSPHCKLKTLNLSGCMISEKGCAALASALSSNPSHLRELHLSYNHPGHSGMKLLSAAVEDPHWELDILSVDHGGAQRLKPHLRKFFCDLTLDPNTAHRDLLLSEDNRKVTEVTKQQPYPDHPERFEHREQVLCRNGLTGRCYWEVERKGEVYIGVTYRGIRRKGKGDDCSLGLNNKSWSLYCTNNSYTAWYKKKTTVVCSLPSSVSNRVAVYLDWPAGSLSFYRVSSDTLIHLHTFHCTFTEPLYPVFRFGLRSGSSAALCSSASCPSSASSERSPRTSRPTCASRARPSWLCRRPARLTWSASSRTPTCAPSTPRGSPSSLGSGSSSPRLGVNDVPRLSFQPGRLGAWCAHCLLFPNTTQFALGTFYSHIPIKVGCELDLKAPQVPQRDVEAATVETVTEPPV, from the exons GGTCCAGCAAGAGACTTCAGAGGTTTATTTTGCCCAGGAAAACCAAACAGACCTGGCCCGGATATTTCTG CATCTTGAGGAAAGCATTGTTACTTTTGTCAAGACTGAGCTACAATGGGTAAAGAGGGTTCTGAGTctagattacccagaatgcctAGACAGTTCGAGGGGGGATGAGGAGGTGATGGacactgaggaggaagagcaaagGAGGatcagcagagaggcttttctgaaGATCACaatgcacttcctgaggagaatgaaacGTGCAGAGCTGGCTGATTCTCTGCAGAACA aaactACTGCTACAGTATGCCAACAAAAACTCAAGTCCAATCTGAGGCAAAAGTTTCAGTGcttgtttgaggggattgctaaagcaggaaacccaacacttctgaatcagatctacacagagctgtacatcacagagggagggagtggagaggtCAATGatgaacatgaggtcagacagattgaaacagccTTCAGGAGGCCAGCAGGAGcagaaacaacaataaaacgtgaagacatctttaaacctttacctggaagagatcaaccaatcagaacagtgatgacaaagggagtggctggcattgggaagacagtcttaacacagaagttcactctggactgggctgaaggcAAAGCCAACAAGGACATACAGTTTctgtttccattcactttcagagagctgaatctgctgaaagggaaaaagttcagcttggtgcaacttcttcatcacttctttactgagaccaaagaagcaggaatcagcgggtttgagcagttccaggttgtgttgatctttgacggtctggatgagtgtcgacttcctctggacttcaagaacaaccagatcctgactgatgtaaCAGAGTcgacctcagtggacgttctgctgacaaacctcattaGGGGGaaactgcttccctctgctcacctctggataaccacacgacccgccgCGGCCAATCACATCCCTCCCAGatgtgttgacatggtgacagaggtgagaggcttcaatgacccacagaaggaggaatacttcaagaagagattcagagataaGGAACTGGCCATGACAATCATTGGCCACATCAAGACATGGcaaagcctccacatcatgtgccacatcccagtcttctgctggatcactgctacagttctggaggatgTGTTGgcagcagagaaaagagaagagatccctaagaccctgactgagatgtacatccacttcctggtggtccAGACCAAACTGGGAAatgtcaagtatcatgggagaacTGAGACAGAGCCACTCTGGAATATTGACACTAAGAACATTGTCTcatctctgggaaaactggcttttgagcagctgcagaAAGGCAACCtaatcttctatgaagcagacctggcaaaGTGTGGAATTGACATCACAGtggcctcagtgtactcaggagtgttcacacagatcttcaAAGAGGAGCGTGGACTGAATCAGGAaaaggttttctgctttgtccacctaagcattcaggagtttctggctgctctttatgtctttctgtcaTTTATGGACACTGGTGTAAATCTACTGAAGGCAAAACATTTCACCTCCTCGCCATCCAAACCATACAGAATGACATCTAACATAAAATACCTCTACCTGATTGCTGTGGACACAGCCTTaaagagtccaaatggacacctggacttgttcctccgcttcctcctgggactttcactgcagaccaaccagactctcctacgaggcctgatgacacagccAGAGAGCAGCCCGCAAACCAAAAAGGAAACAGTCAAGTACATTAAGAGGAAGATCAGGAAAAacccctctccagagagaagcatcaatctgttccactgtctgaatgagctgaatgaccattctctagtggaggagatccaacagtacctgagatcaggaagTCTCTCCACAAAGAAACTGGCCCCTACTCTGTGGTCTGCTCTTGTCTTCATGTTACTGTCATCAGAGGATGATCTGAAcatgtttgacctgaagaaatactctgcttcagaggaggctcttctgcggctgctgccagtggtcaaagcatCCAATAAATCTCT GTTGAGCAGCTGTAACCtctcagagagaagctgtgaagctttggcctcagttctcagctcccagtcctccagtctgagagagctggacctgagcaacaacgatctgcaggattcaggagtgaagtggctctctgctggactgagAAGTCCAGACTGTATACTACAAGCCCTCAG ATTGAGTGGCTGCAAgttgtcagagagaagctgtgaggctctggcTTCAGTCCTCAggtcccagtcctctagtctgagagaactggacctgagtaacaacgacctgcaggattcaggagtggagctgctctctgctggactgagGAGTCCACACTGTAAACTGAAGACTCTCAA tctgTCAGGTTGTATGATCTCAGAGAaaggctgtgctgctctggcctcagctctgagctccaacccctcccatctgagagagctgcacctgagctacaatcatccaggacaCTCAGGaatgaagctgctctctgctgcagtgGAGGATCCACACTGGGAACTGGACATTCTCAG tgtggaccatggtggagcgCAGAGGTTGAAACCACATCTAAGGAAGT TTTtctgtgatctcacactggacccaaacacagcacacagagacctcctcctgtctgaggacaacaggaaggtgacagaggtgacaaagcagcagccatatcctgatcacccagagaggtttgagcACAGGGAACAGGTGCTGTGCAGaaatggtctgactggtcgctgttactgggaggtagagaggaaaggagaggttTATAtaggagtgacttacagaggaatcagaagaaaaggcaagggtgACGACTGCAGTCTTGGATTGAACAACAAGTCCTGGAGTCTGTACTGCACTAACAATAGTTACACTGCTtggtacaaaaagaaaacaacagtggTGTGTTCCctgccctcctctgtctctaacagagtagcagtgtatctggactggcctgctggctctctgtccttctacagagtctcctctgacacactgatccacctccacaccttccaCTGCACCTTCACTGAACCTCTTTACCCCGTGTTTAGGTTCGGGTTGAGGTCCGGTTCCTCAGCGGCTCT CTGCTCATCCGCAAGCTGCCCTTCCAGCGCCTCGTCCGAGAGATCGCCCAGGACTTCAAGACCGACCTGCGCTTCCAGAGCTCGGCCGTCATGGCTCTGCAGGAGGCCAGCGAGGCTTACCTGGTCGGCCTCTTCGAGGACACCAACCTGTGCGCCATCCACGCCAAGAGGGTCACCatcat CTCTCGGCTCCGGCAGCAGCTCCCCGAGACTCGGTGTGAACGATGTACCCCGCTTGTCCTTCCAGCCCGGCCGTCTGGGGGCTTGGTGTGCGCATTGTCTGCTTTTTCCTAATACAACTCAGTTTGCGCTGGGGACCTTTTACAGCCACATACCCATAAAGGTGGGTTGTGAGTTGGACCTGAAAGCGCCGCAGGTGCCTCAGCGTGACGTGGAAGCGGCCACTGTTGAGACGGTGACAGAACCCCCAGTTTGA
- the LOC115363684 gene encoding synaptic vesicular amine transporter-like translates to MEIKIKSCEVKELGFLAWLRQEAQQKKMVMVVVFIALLLDNMLLSVVVPILPIYLYTIDQLAMEAAENNINLSVGSSILWSVDNSSVDLNFTFTPPSLAPSTDSSIRSQNSSDPSCSTADPLLDQENIKVGVLLASKATVQLITNPFIGLLTNRIGYHLPMLAGFCIIFLATILFALSSSYILLLLARSIQGVGGSCLCVAGMGMLASEFTDIKERGSALGKAFSGIALGLVVGATLGSVMYQSAGKSAPFLLLAGMAVLGGASHFLIFKPSRLLSKSTEGTPLLTLMKDPYILIAAGAICLVNQTLATIEATLPIWIMKTMCASNWQLGVVFLPDSLSYLVASNILGVLAHRIGRWLCACFGMLLLGITTIYFGLAQNIYHVMALNAAVGFSSGMVESMLMVEMSSLVDLRHVPVYGSVYAIADAAICIGFSFGPSVGGPIAASLGFPWLMTIIGLINIAYAPLCLFLFSPSRREERCVR, encoded by the exons atggaaataaagataaaatccTGTGAAGTGAAAGAACTCGGCTTCCTGGCATGGCTGAGACAGGAGGCACAGCAGAAGAAAATGGTCATGGTTGTTGTGTTCATTGCCTTGCTCCTGGATAACATGCTACTCTCAGTAGTTG TACCAATACTTCCCATTTACTTGTATACAATTGATCAGCTTGCCATGGAGGCTGCGGAGAACAACATTAATTTATCAGTAGGTTCATCTATCCTCTGGTCCGTTGATAACAGCTCAGTGGATTTGAACTTCACATTCACGCCTCCGAGTTTGGCTCCCTCTACTGATTCATCCATCAGGTCCCAGAACTCCTCGGATCCCAGTTGCTCCACAGCAGATCCTCTGCTGGATCAAGAAAACATCAAAGTAGGAGTGCTGCTGGCCTCCAAGGCCACCGTACAGCTCATCACCAACCCCTTCATCGGGCTGCTTACTAACAG GATAGGATACCACCTCCCCATGTTGGCTGGTTTCTGTATAATCTTCTTGGCAACCATCT tgTTTGCCCTATCATCGAGCTACATCTTACTGCTACTGGCCAGATCAATACAAGGTGTGGGCGGCTCATGCTTGTGTGTTGCTG GGATGGGGATGCTGGCCAGTGAGTTCACAGATATCAAGGAGCGAGGGAGTGCTTTGGGGAAAGCCTTCAGTGGTATAGCCTTAGGATTGGTGG TGGGCGCCACCCTGGGCAGTGTGATGTACCAGTCTGCAGGGAAGTCAGCGCCCTTCCTGCTCCTGGCTGGCATGGCTGTGTTGGGTGGAG CTTCACATTTCCTCATCTTCAAACCATCAAGACTGCTGTCGAAG AGCACAGAAGGGACGCCACTGCTGACTCTGATGAAGGATCCATACATTCTCATTGCTGCCG gagcCATTTGTTTAGTGAATCAGACTCTTGCCACGATAGAGGCGACCTTACCCATCTGGATCATGAAAACCATGTGTGCAAGCAACTGGCAGCTCG gTGTTGTCTTCCTGCCGGATAGCCTGTCCTACCTGGTTGCCTCCAACATCCTCGGAGTCCTGGCTCACAGAATCGGGAG GTGGCTCTGTGCCTGTTTTGGAATGCTCCTACTGGGAATCACCACCATTTAC TTTGGATTGGCCCAGAACATCTACCATGTGATGGCTCTAAATGCAGCTGTTGGCTTTTCAAGTG GCATGGTGGAGTCCATGCTGATGGTTGAGATGAGCTCCCTGGTAGACCTGCGACATGTGCCAGTCTACGGCAGCGTCTATGCAATTGCTGATGCAGCAATCTGTATCGGCTTCTCTTttg gtCCATCTGTTGGAGGTCCCATTGCAGCGTCACTTGGCTTCCCCTGGCTCATGACCATCATCGGACTAATTAACATCGCATACGCTCCACTCTGTCTGTTCCTCTTCAGCCCATCTCGACGAGAAGAGCGCTGCGTAAGATGA